A genome region from Pseudomonas pergaminensis includes the following:
- a CDS encoding MBOAT family O-acyltransferase — protein sequence MVFASLEFLTLFLPAFLLIYALARPSWRNVILLIGSWLFYGWLSPLFLFLHMVLTVVAWVGGLLVDRSREDGKGRVRLLIALIVFNTAVLCWYKYANIVAGTVSEVITWYGAMPLDWQRVALPAGLSFIVLQAISYLVDVHRHTVPVERSFINYATYISMFGHSIAGPIIRYDWVRRELNQRYFNWANFSLGARRFMIGMGMKVLVADTLSPLVDIAFHLENPSLVDAWIGCLAYSLQLFFDFAGYSAMAIGLGLMLGFHFPENFNRPYLASSIQDFWRRWHLSLSSWLRDYLYIALGGNRDGVWRTYRNLFLTMAIAGLWHGGDSWNYLLWGSAHGVALCVDRAWSRSSLPSIPPVLSHILTLLFVCLAWTLFRAPDFHSALTLYAGQFGMHGMGLGDAMAVAMRPAHGMAALLGLVCIIAPIWQVRCEQRFGTQPWFVLAASLWPVAGFVLSFALIASRDAVPFLYFQF from the coding sequence ATGGTCTTTGCCTCACTCGAATTCCTCACGCTGTTCCTGCCGGCCTTCCTGTTGATCTACGCCCTGGCTCGTCCGAGCTGGCGCAACGTCATCCTGTTGATCGGCAGCTGGTTGTTCTACGGCTGGTTGAGCCCGTTGTTCCTGTTCCTGCACATGGTGTTGACCGTGGTGGCATGGGTCGGCGGCTTGCTGGTGGACCGCTCCCGTGAGGACGGCAAAGGCCGGGTGCGCCTGTTGATCGCGTTGATCGTGTTCAACACGGCGGTGCTGTGTTGGTACAAGTACGCCAACATCGTCGCTGGCACTGTGAGCGAGGTGATCACTTGGTACGGTGCGATGCCGCTGGACTGGCAACGCGTGGCCTTGCCGGCCGGCTTGTCGTTCATCGTGTTGCAGGCGATTTCCTACCTGGTGGATGTGCACCGGCACACGGTGCCGGTGGAGCGCAGCTTCATCAACTACGCCACCTATATCTCGATGTTCGGGCACTCGATTGCCGGTCCGATCATCCGTTACGACTGGGTTCGCCGCGAGCTGAACCAGCGTTATTTCAACTGGGCGAATTTCTCCCTGGGCGCGCGGCGCTTCATGATCGGCATGGGCATGAAAGTGCTGGTGGCCGACACCCTGTCGCCGCTGGTGGACATTGCCTTTCACCTGGAGAACCCAAGCCTGGTGGACGCCTGGATCGGTTGCCTGGCGTATTCGCTGCAACTGTTCTTCGACTTCGCCGGCTACAGCGCCATGGCCATCGGCCTGGGCCTGATGCTGGGCTTCCACTTCCCGGAAAACTTCAACCGGCCCTATCTGGCCAGCAGCATCCAGGACTTCTGGCGGCGCTGGCATTTGTCGTTGTCCAGCTGGTTGCGCGACTACCTGTACATCGCCCTGGGTGGTAACCGCGATGGCGTGTGGCGCACCTATCGCAACCTATTCCTGACCATGGCGATCGCCGGCCTGTGGCACGGCGGCGACAGTTGGAACTACCTGCTGTGGGGTTCGGCTCACGGCGTGGCGTTGTGCGTGGACCGTGCGTGGTCGCGTTCGAGCTTGCCGAGCATTCCGCCGGTGCTGTCGCACATCCTCACCTTGCTGTTTGTGTGCCTGGCCTGGACCCTGTTCCGCGCGCCGGACTTCCACTCGGCGCTGACCCTGTACGCCGGCCAGTTCGGTATGCATGGCATGGGCCTGGGTGACGCGATGGCCGTGGCCATGCGCCCGGCCCACGGCATGGCGGCCTTGTTGGGCCTGGTGTGCATCATTGCGCCGATCTGGCAGGTGCGTTGCGAACAGCGTTTCGGCACCCAGCCGTGGTTTGTCCTGGCGGCTTCACTGTGGCCGGTGGCGGGGTTTGTGTTGTCGTTTGCGCTGATTGCCAGCCGCGACGCCGTACCGTTTCTGTACTTTCAGTTCTAA